In one window of Prionailurus bengalensis isolate Pbe53 chromosome B3, Fcat_Pben_1.1_paternal_pri, whole genome shotgun sequence DNA:
- the LOC122468050 gene encoding LOW QUALITY PROTEIN: olfactory receptor 4K13-like (The sequence of the model RefSeq protein was modified relative to this genomic sequence to represent the inferred CDS: inserted 1 base in 1 codon): MDVPNNRSSVSEFILLGLSTSREIQIFFFAVFFLVYVAIIVGNLLIVISVIVDTHLHXPMYFFLANLSFFDLCLSSATTPKVIADLLRKCKTISLWGCMAQMFFTHFFGGGEMSLLIAMAIDRYVTICKPLQYQTIMNHRVLIGFLLLSWAIGSIHTTSQMVFTVGLPFCGPNVVDSIFCDLPLVIKLACTETYILELLVIANSGLLSLICFILLLISYIVMLVTIWQHSSSASSKAVSTLSAHVTVVTLSFGPAIFIYAFPFKSYSVDKFLSVFYSIITPLLHPIIYTLRNQEMKAAIKRLSSQHIGSWLTS, encoded by the exons ATGGATGTCCCCAACAACAGATCAAGTGTGTCTGAGTTCATCTTGCTGGGACTTTCCACTTCTCGAgaaattcaaatattcttttttgcaGTCTTCTTCCTTGTCTATGTAGCCATCATAGTAGGAAACCTCCTCATTGTGATCTCTGTGATAGTTGATACTCATCTTC TCCCCATGTATTTCTTTCTGgcaaatttgtcattttttgatTTATGTCTTTCTTCTGCTACAACTCCCAAAGTGATTGCAGACCTCCTTAGAAAATGCAAGACCATCTCCCTGTGGGGCTGCATGGCCCAGATGTTTTTTACGCACTTCTTTGGGGGTGGAGAGATGTCTCTTCTGATAGCTATGGCCATAGACAGGTATGTTACCATATGCAAGCCCTTGCAGTATCAGACCATCATGAATCACAGGGTGCTCATCGGGTTTCTGCTGCTCTCATGGGCAATTGGGTCCATCCATACCACAAGCCAGATGGTTTTCACGGTAGGTTTACCCTTCTGTGGTCCCAATGTTGTGGACAGCATTTTCTGTGACCTTCCCCTGGTCATCAAGCTTGCCTGCACTGAGACCTATATCCTAGAGCTCTTGGTGATTGCAAATAGTGGACTCCTGTCCCTGATCTGCTTCATTCTCCTGCTCATATCCTACATTGTCATGCTGGTCACCATCTGGCAGCACTCCTCCAGTGCATCCTCTAAGGCAGTGTCCACACTGTCTGCTCACGTCACTGTGGTCACTCTCTCCTTTGGTCCTGCTATCTTCATCTATGCTTTCCCATTCAAGAGTTACTCTGTAGAtaaatttctttctgtattttattctataaTCACCCCCCTCCTTCATCCAATTATTTATACTCTGAGGAATCAGGAAATGAAAGCAGCCATTAAGAGACTTAGCAGCCAGCATATTGGCTCTTGGCTCACTTCCTAA